The following are from one region of the Pseudodesulfovibrio piezophilus C1TLV30 genome:
- a CDS encoding acetate--CoA ligase family protein encodes MQPQTRVDFNALTGCLQKAHEEGRAFLYEYEVYDFLSNLGAETPPQSILMGRGEHLSDEEIMSLPGDKAVLKIVSPTILHKTEVEGVKVVDKEPNKVRSAIRRMLYDVPTNFALWVERHHEAAPEAYKGLSGETLVAAISNDIKGVLQVQFMPPDSEAFGNELIVGLRNTREFGLVISAGLGGTDTELYAERFRKGQAIVAASVDMIDGPQFFEQFKKTISYRKLAGLTRGQRRIVTDEQIIECFSAFIEVARYFSPMNPEAPFVIEELEINPFAFTDFLMIPLDGLCKFSLPQAKPVPRPIGKIKSITRPQTIGIIGVSSKRMNFGRIILKNVLDAGFDKKNIFVIKTGTNEIDGVQCVPDLKSIPGTLDLFVVAVAAPQVPELVDQILEANKIEAVMLIPGGMGETEESKERATEIAAKIDAAHQAGTGPVFLGANSMGVISHPAAYDTWFIPENKFPKSHGKPYKRAALISQSGAFMITRLAQCPEIEPAYMISMGNQNDLTLGDMATYFKNADDVDVIAIYAEGFKDLDGLSFCKAVREAVLAGKDVIFYKAGRTREGKDATAGHTASLAGDYMVCESCVRQAGAIVARNFTEFQNLVTLAQRLNGKTIRGNRLAALSSAGFEAVGMADSIESDDFEMRLAPLCPDTVQKLSDLFRKKRLDSLVTVRNPLDITPAADDEVHALAARALCDDASVDAVVMGLVPMSPSLNVVTDENENPATDAMLVAHLKTLVSETNTPIVCSVDAGLYYERFIHALTEADIPVFRSSDRAVSALSQYMEGRLNVAKIRERAWI; translated from the coding sequence ATGCAACCTCAGACACGTGTCGACTTTAACGCCCTGACCGGATGCCTGCAAAAGGCCCATGAGGAAGGACGCGCTTTTCTCTATGAATATGAAGTATACGACTTCCTTTCCAATCTTGGAGCAGAAACACCACCGCAAAGTATCCTGATGGGGCGTGGCGAACATCTTTCCGATGAGGAAATCATGTCACTCCCCGGCGACAAGGCCGTACTCAAGATAGTCTCCCCCACTATTTTGCATAAAACGGAAGTGGAAGGCGTCAAGGTGGTGGACAAGGAACCCAATAAGGTACGGTCCGCGATTCGGCGCATGCTCTATGATGTCCCGACAAATTTCGCCCTTTGGGTCGAGCGCCACCACGAGGCTGCCCCTGAAGCCTACAAGGGGTTATCAGGAGAAACCCTTGTGGCCGCCATCAGCAACGACATCAAGGGTGTGCTTCAGGTCCAATTCATGCCGCCCGATTCAGAGGCTTTCGGCAATGAACTGATCGTGGGCCTTCGTAATACGAGAGAGTTTGGCTTAGTCATCAGTGCCGGACTAGGGGGAACTGACACCGAGCTCTACGCCGAACGTTTTCGAAAGGGACAAGCCATCGTAGCTGCTTCCGTCGACATGATCGACGGTCCACAGTTTTTCGAGCAATTCAAAAAAACCATCTCCTACCGCAAGTTGGCGGGGCTGACCCGCGGGCAACGGCGAATAGTCACGGACGAACAGATCATCGAATGCTTTTCCGCCTTCATTGAAGTCGCCCGATATTTCTCTCCCATGAATCCCGAAGCTCCCTTTGTCATCGAAGAATTGGAAATCAACCCCTTTGCTTTCACCGATTTTCTAATGATCCCTCTTGACGGGCTTTGCAAGTTTTCTCTCCCTCAAGCCAAACCAGTGCCCCGTCCGATAGGAAAAATCAAATCCATCACAAGACCTCAAACAATTGGTATCATAGGTGTATCCAGCAAACGCATGAATTTCGGACGCATCATTCTCAAGAATGTGCTCGATGCCGGATTTGACAAGAAGAATATTTTTGTCATCAAAACCGGGACAAATGAAATTGACGGGGTTCAATGCGTCCCGGACCTGAAGTCTATTCCCGGCACACTGGATCTGTTTGTTGTGGCAGTTGCGGCCCCACAGGTGCCGGAACTTGTCGACCAAATACTTGAAGCGAACAAGATCGAAGCCGTGATGCTCATACCCGGTGGCATGGGTGAAACCGAAGAGAGCAAGGAGAGGGCTACAGAGATCGCCGCGAAAATTGACGCCGCACATCAGGCCGGAACCGGACCTGTTTTTCTGGGAGCCAACAGTATGGGCGTCATCTCCCACCCCGCCGCATACGACACATGGTTCATCCCGGAAAACAAATTCCCAAAATCCCATGGAAAACCATACAAACGTGCTGCACTCATTTCCCAGTCAGGAGCATTCATGATCACCCGACTGGCACAATGCCCGGAAATTGAACCGGCATACATGATCTCCATGGGAAATCAGAACGACCTGACGCTGGGAGACATGGCGACCTATTTCAAGAACGCAGACGATGTGGATGTCATTGCCATCTATGCAGAAGGATTTAAAGATCTTGACGGGCTGTCGTTCTGCAAGGCCGTTCGCGAGGCTGTTTTGGCAGGCAAGGATGTCATTTTCTACAAGGCAGGGCGTACGCGTGAAGGCAAAGACGCCACTGCCGGACACACTGCTTCCCTGGCAGGGGACTACATGGTCTGCGAGTCCTGCGTCAGACAGGCCGGAGCTATTGTGGCCCGCAATTTCACCGAGTTCCAAAACCTCGTCACCCTTGCCCAGCGTCTCAACGGCAAAACCATCCGCGGCAACAGACTGGCGGCACTCTCATCAGCAGGATTTGAAGCAGTGGGTATGGCAGACTCCATTGAATCCGACGATTTTGAAATGAGGTTGGCCCCACTCTGCCCGGATACAGTGCAAAAACTCAGCGACCTCTTTCGAAAAAAGAGACTGGATTCACTTGTCACTGTCAGAAATCCGCTGGATATAACCCCTGCCGCTGACGATGAAGTCCATGCGCTCGCGGCACGCGCCCTGTGTGATGATGCCAGTGTGGATGCCGTCGTCATGGGACTGGTGCCCATGTCTCCATCGCTCAATGTCGTTACTGATGAAAATGAGAATCCGGCAACCGATGCAATGCTTGTGGCGCACCTCAAAACGCTGGTTTCGGAGACCAACACTCCCATTGTCTGCTCGGTGGATGCCGGGCTGTATTATGAACGGTTCATCCATGCATTGACCGAAGCGGATATCCCGGTTTTTCGATCATCCGACCGGGCTGTCTCCGCACTGAGCCAATATATGGAGGGGCGGTTGAATGTCGCCAAGATACGGGAACGCGCCTGGATCTAG